CGCGCACCGACAGCCGGCCTAAAGCGCCGGCGGCCGCACCGCCCTCGCAGACGCGGCGGATGGCGTCGAGGCCGTCGCAGACCGCCGCCAGGTCGAGCGTGGGCGCCAGCGCCTTCAGCCGTGCCGCGTCGACCTCGATCGCGGCCTTCAGGTAGCGCTGCGCCGCGCACGACAGCAGCACGCCGACGTTGACGAACTCGCCGCGCTCGACGCGGGGCACGACGCGCAGCACGGCGTAGTCGTAGGTGGCCATCGTCACCGCCCCACCTGGGCCGCGTGGGCCCGCAGCGCTTCCTGCACGAAGGCCCGGGGCGACCGCAGCCGACGGCGCAAGTAGCGCAGGTAGTCCGTGCGCCGGGCCTCCGCCGCGTGCGCCGTCTCGCCCAGCCAGTCGGCGGGCACCTCGGCGAGCACGGCCTGCAGGCGCTCGTCGCTCAGGCGCTCGGCCAGCGCGTCATCCACTGCGGCGAGCTGGGTGGCGAAGGGCAGCAGCACATGGTCGGCGATGAGCGCGAAGGGCTGGTCGGCGCGTGCGTCGTCGCCGTCCCACTGGTGGTGGAAGTACAGCGCCGCGCCGTGGTCGATGAGCCAGAGGCCGCGGTGCCAGACCAGCAGGTTGGTGTTGCGCGCCGTGCGGTCGAGGTTGCTGATGAAGGCGTCGAACCAGACCACCGACGAGGCCAGCGCGGCGTCGGGCTGCATTGCCAGCGGGTCGAAGTTGAGCGAACCCGGCAGGTAGTCGAGCGCCAGGTTCAGGCCGCCGCTGGCACGGATGAGCTCCTGGATCTCGGGATCGGGCTCGGTGCGGGCGATGTCGGCGTCGAGCTGCGCGAAGACCAGCTCCGGCACCGGCAGGCCGAGCGCGCGGGCGAGCTCGCCGCCGATCAGCTCGGCCACCAGCGCGCTGGCCCCCTGCCCGGCGCCGCGGAACTTGAGCACGTACAGGCCGTCGTCGTCGGCCTCCACCACCGCGGGCAGCGAACCGCCCTCGCGCAGCGGGGTGACGTAGCGGGTGACGGTGACGGTGCGAAGCGGCATGGGCGCGTCGATTGTCGGCGCACCGGCCCGGCGACCCGCACGCTACAGCGCGCAGCTGCGGAAGCCGCTGAACATGCCGTCGTGGCTGGGCAGCGCGAAGGCCCGCACACGCGGATGGCGCTGCCGCGGCACGGTCTGCGCGCTGCCGCCGCGCAGGGCACGCTCGCGCTCGCCGGGCAGCGCGCCCAGCACCGGCGCGGCGGACGGGCGATGCCCCGGGTAGGGACCGGCGGTGCCGAGCGTCCATTCCCAGACGTCGCCGAAGGCGAAGCCGCGCCCGCCGAACGCCAGCGCGGCCGCTTCCCATTCGGCCCCGGTGGGCAGGCGGCGGCCGGCCCAGCGGCACCAGGCGTCGGCCTCGTGCGCGCTGACATGGCAGGCGGCGCCTCGCGGCGACAGCTGCAGCAGCCGACCGGCCTGCTGCACCAGCAGCCCCGCCGGCCCCCCATTGCGCGACGTGGCGCGGGGCACGGCGCTGCTCGCGCTGCAGCCAGGCCCAGCCGGCCTCGCCCCACCAGCCGCGCTCGTCGTAGCCGCCGTCCTGCACGAACTCGGCGAACTGCTGCCAGCTCACCGGCTGGGCGTCGATCTGCGTGCCCGGCAGCTCCACCGGATGGGCCCACTGCTCGGCCTCGGGCACGAAACCACCGGCCTCGCGCGGGGCGCCGATCACCGCCCGCTGCGCGGGCAGCAGCAGCGGTTCGCGCGCGGGCAGTCCGCGCGGCGGCTCGCGCAACGGCGCCTGCAGCTCGGCGGGCAGGTCCAGCCCCTGCGCCAGTTCCGCCAGGCGTTCGGCGATGCCGTCCTCCAGCCACAGCGCCTGCCGGTAGAAGTGCAGCGCGTCGTCCGTGGCCTCGGCCGGCAGCGCGTCGAGCAGCTCCAGCGTGGTGTCGAGCGTGGCGGCCAGGTAGCCGCGCAGCGCCGACGGCGTGGGCGCTGCGGGCTGGAGTTCCAGTGCCCAGCGGGCGGCCCGGCCGCGCTGCCGGGGGTCCCAGCGCGCGTCCGCCTGCGGCTCGACCGAGGCCAGCGGCGCGGTGCCGGGCTCGGCCGCCGGTCCGCGGCCACGCTGCACGTGGCGCGCGATCCAGCGCTCCTGCCACCAGGCGGCATGGCCGATCAGCCACAGCGGCGGGTCGGCGGCCTCGATCAAGGCGGCATCGGCCCGCTGCACGTGCGGCAGCGCCGCCTCGAAGGCCGCCAGCCAGCGCAGCAGCCGGTTGCGGCTGTCCATCAGCGCCAGCGACAGCAGCCCGCGGTCCGCGCGCCGGATGCGCAAAGGATCGGTCAGACCGTCCATGTCGATGGGGAGGGTGACGACCTCACCGGACGACAGCCGATGAAGCGAAGCGAAGAGGCGATTCAAGCGGCCGTCGTGGATCCGGCTTAGCCGGTCCACTGACGGCGCCCCCTTGAGGGGAGCGCCGCAGGCGCGACGGGGGTGGGTCATCTAGTGCGCTTCGTCCCAGTTGCCGCCGAAGCCGAGCTCGGCGTCCAGCGGCACCGCGAGCTGGGCCACGCCGGCCATCAGCTTCGGCACCTCGGCCTGCAGCCAGGGCAGTTCGTCCTCGGGCGCTTCGAAGACCAGCTCGTCGTGCACCTGCAGGATCATCTTCGTGCGCAGCTTCGCCGCGTCCAGCGCGTCCTGCACGGCGATCATCGCCAGCTTGACGATGTCGGCCGCGGTGCCCTGCATCGGCGCGTTGATGGCCTGGCGCTCGGCCGCGGCGCGGCGCGGGCCGCTGCCGCCGCGGATCTCCGGCAGCTCGATGCGGCGGCCGAACAAGGTCTCGACGTAGCCCTGCGCCTGCGCCTGCGCCTTGGTCTCGTCCATGTAGCGCTTGACGCCCGGGTAGCGCTGGAAGTAGCGCTCGATGTAGGCGGTGGCGGCGCTGCGCTCGATGCCCAGCGCGGCGGCCAGGCCGAAGGCGCTCATGCCGTAGATGAGGCCGAAGTTGATGGTCTTGGCGTAGCGGCGCTGCTCGCTGCTGACCTGGTCGGGCGGCAGGCCGAACACCTCGGCCGCGGTGGCGCGGTGCACGTCCAGCCGTTCGGAGAACGCCCGCTGCAGCGCCTCGTCGCCGGAGATGTGGGCCATGATGCGCAGCTCGATCTGCGAGTAGTCGGCGCTGGCGATGACGTGGCCCGGCGGCGCGACGAAGGCCTCGCGCACGCGGCGGCCCTCCGGCGTGCGGATGGGAATGTTCTGCAGGTTGGGCTCGTTGCTCGACAGCCGGCCGGTCACCGCCACCGCCTGCGCGTAGGTGGTGTGCACGCGGCCGGTCTCGGGGTTCACCATCAGCGGCAGCTTGTCGGTGTAGGTGCCCTTGAGCTTGGCCAGGCCGCGGTGCTCCAGCAGCCGTGCCGGCAGCGGGTGGTCCTGGGCCAGCTTCTCCAGCACCTCCTCGTCGGTGGACGGCGCGCCGCTGGCGGTCTTCTTGATCACCGGCAGGCCGGCCTTGGTGAACAGGATCTCGCAGATCTGCTTCGGGCTGCCGAGGTTGAAGGGCTGGCCGGCCAGCTCGTACGCCTGGCGTTCCAGCTCGACCATGCGCTCGGCCAGTTCGCGGCTCTGCTGCGCCAGCCGGTCGCGGTCGATCAACACGCCATTGGCCTCGACGCGCTGCAGGACGCGCGAGGTCGGCAGCTCGATGCGCTCGTACACCTCGCGCAGCCGGGGCTGGGCCTCCAGCCGCGGCCACAGCGCCAGGTGCACCTGCAGCGCCATCTCGCTGTCCTCGCCGCTGTACTCGGTGGCGCGTTCCACCGTCACCTGCGAGAACGGGATCTGGTTGACGCCCTTGCCGCAGACGTCCTCGTAGCTCAGCCCCTTGCGGCCGAGGTGGCGCTGGGCGAGGCTGTCCAGGCTGTGCGGCTTGTGCGCCTCCAGCACGTAGCTCTGCAGCAGGGTGTCGTGCACATAACCCTGGACGTCGATGCCATGGCGCTTCAGCACGTGCACGTCGTACTTGATGTGCTGGCCGAGCTTGGGCGCGGCCGGGTCTTCCAGCCAGGGCCTGAGCTTGTCCAGCACCGTGGCCATGTCGAGCTGCGCCGGTGCGTCGGCATAGTCGTGCTTCAGCGGCACGTACGCCGCCTCGCCCGGCGTGACCGAGAAGGAGATGCCGACGATGCGCGCGCGCAATGGGTCCAGCGAATCGGTCTCGGTGTCCAGCGCCGCCAGCGGCGCGGCGCGCAGGCGGTGGGTCCAGCGGTCGAGCGCGTCCATCGTGAGCACGGTCTCGTACTCGCGTTTCACGTCCACCGCCGGCGGCGGCGGTGCGTCGGCGGCGGCGCTGCGCGCGGCCTCCAGCTCCCGCTTCCAGGTGGTGAAGCCGAAGCGGGTGTAGAAGGCCAGCAGACCGTCGGCGTCCACCGGCTTGAAGGCCAGTTCGTCCAGCGACGGCCAGCCGGCGACGTGCGCGGCGAGGTCGCAGTCGCACACCACCGTCACCAGCCGGCGGCCCTGCGGCAGCCAGTCCAGCGCGCGGCGCAGGTTGTCGCCGGCCACGCCCTTGATGCCGGCGGCCGCGGCGATGACGCCGTCGAGCGAGCCGTGCTCGGCGATCCACTTGGCGGCGGTCTTCGGCCCCACCTTGTCCACGCCGGGCACGTTGTCCACCGCGTCGCCGATGAGGCTGAGGTAGTCGACGATGCGGTTGGGGGGCACGCCGAACTTGGCCAGCACCGCCGCCTCGTCCAGCACCTCGCCGCTCATGGTGTTGATCAGCGTCACCTTGGGCGTGACCAGCTGCGCCAGGTCCTTGTCGCCGGTGGACACCACCACCTTCAGCCCCGCCTTCTCGCCCTGGCAGGCCAGCGTGCCGATGACGTCGTCGGCCTCGACGCCGGGCACCTCCAGCACCGGCCAGCCGAGCAGCTTCACCACCTCGTGGATGGGGCCGATCTGCTCGGCCAGCGGCTCGGGCATCGGCGCGCGGTGGGCCTTGTAGTCGGCGTACCAGTCGTCGCGGAAGGTCTTGCCCTTGGCGTCGAAGACGCACACCGCATGGCTGGCGGGGTACTGCTCGCGCAGCTTCTTCAGCATCGCGACCATGCCGTGCAGCGCGCCGGTGGGCACGCCGCCGGGGCCGCGCAGGTCGGGCAGCGCGTGGTAGGCGCGGTACAGATAGCTGGAGCCGTCGACCAGCAGCAGCAGGTCGGCGCCGGCCGCCTCGGCCACCGCGGTGTCGGACAGGGAAAGGTCGGCGGTCGTGGCGCTCATGGCGACGGATTGTCGGCCAAGGCCCGATGGCGCCCCGGCGCCGGGGGTGGCCGGCCCCCTCCTAGAATCGAGGCCATGCGCCGTGCCCACGCCCTTCCCCTGCTGGCCCTGGCCGCCTGCGTCGGCGGCCTGTCCATGGCCCGTGCGCAGGAGGCGCCGCCCCGCGCCGGCGAGCCCGCGGTGCAGCGCTCGGTGGTCGAGGACGACCAGACCCGCATCGAGGAGCTGCGCGTTCGCGGCCGGGTGCAGCAGGTGACGGTGACGCCGAAGAACTCGCGGGCGCCGGCCTACCAGATCCTGCCCACCGACCCGTCGGCCGACCCCTCGCGGCCGGACCGGCCGAGCGCGGCCTTCGGCCAGCGGGTGTGGCAGGTGCTGACCTTCTAAGCACGACCGGATGGCACCTCCACGCTCGCTTGCGCTCGCTGCCCCCCGCGGGGGCGCCCCGCGCCTTCGGGCGGCCGGGCGGCGCTGATGGCCGTCTTCACCGAGGTCTCCGCGGCCGATGCCGCGGCCCTGGCCGAACGCCTGGCCCTGGGGCCGGTGACGGGGCTGCAGCCCATCGCCGCCGGCATCGAGAACACCAACTACTTCCTCAGCACCGAACGCGGCGACTGGGTGCTGACGCTGTTCGAGCGCCTGTCCGCCGAGCAGCTGCCCTTCTACCTGGAGCTGATGCGCCACCTGGCGCAGCGCGGCATCCCGGTGCCCGAGCCGCGCGCCGACGGCCACGGCCGCATCCTGCACACGCTGTGCGGCAAGCCGGCCGCGGTGGTCGACCGCTTGCGCGGCCGCCACCAGCTGGCGCCCGACCTGCACCACTGCCAGCAGGTGGGCGCCATGCTGGCGCGCATGCACCTGGCCGGGCAGGACTTCCCGCTGGTGCAGCCCAACCTGCGCGGCCTGCCCTGGTGGCGCGAGACCGTGCCGCAGGTGCTGCCCTTCGTCACCGACGCGCAGCGCGCCCTGCTGACCGACGAGCTGGCCTTCCAGGCGTCGCTGGCGGCGTCGCCCGCCTACGCCGCCCTGCCGCGCGGGCCGGTGCACGCCGACCTGTTCCGCGACAACGTGATGTTCGACGGCGGCCCCGACGCCGCCGCCGAACTGCCCGCCCCGGCGCCCGGCGACGCGCCCGCCGTCGGCCTGACCGGCCGCGAGCGGCTGTCCGGCTTCTTCGACTTCTACTTCGCCGGTGTCGACACCTGGGGCTTCGACCTGGCGGTGTGCCTGAACGACTGGTGCATCGACCTGGACAGCGGCCGGCTCGACGAGGCCCGCGCCACCGCCTTCGTCGCCGCCTACGAGGGCGTGCGCCCGCTGCACGGCGACGAGCGGCGGCTGATGCCGGCGCTGCTGCGCGCGGCGGCCTTCCGCTTCTGGCTGTCGCGGCTGTGGGACCTGCACCTGCCGCGCGAGGCCTCGATGCTCAAGGCCCACGACCCGGTGCACTTCGAACGCGTGCTCGACGCGCGCCGCCGCGAACCCTGGCACCCGGCACCCGTCGACGAGGCCGACGCCTGATGGGGCTTCAGCTCAAGCGCGTGGCGCCCGCCCAGGGGGTGCAGTGGGTGCGGATGGGCCTGCGCACCTTCGGCCGCCGCGCCGTCGCCTTCACCGGCTTCCTGTCGCTGTTCCTGCTGGCGGCGCTGGTGCTGCTGATGCTGTCGTGGCCCGGCCTGGCGCTGACGCTGGCCGCGCTGCCGCTGCTGTCGCTGGGCTACATGAACGCCACCCGCGCGGCGCTGAAGGGCGAGCGGCCGACGCTGTCGCACTTCACCGCGCCGCTGAAGGCGCCCGGCCCGCGGCGCGCCACGCTGCTCAAGCTGTGCGCGCTGTACGGCCTCGCCATGCTGGCCGTGCTGGTCGTCAGCGAATGGGTCGATGGCGGCCGTCTCGACCGGGTGCGCGAGCTGATGACCAGCGACAGCGCCCAGCCGCAGGACCTGGAGGCGCTGCTCGACGACGGACGGCTCATCGCGGCGGTGTGGCTGCGCCTGGGGCTGACGGCGCTGCTGTCGATCCCGTTCTGGCATGCGCCGCCGCTGGTGGCCTGGGGCGGCCAGGGGGTGGCCCAGTCGCTGTTCTCGAGCACGCTGGCCTGCTGGCGCAACAAGGGCGCGTTCACGCTGTACGCGCTGGCCGGGCTGGGCCTGGTGATGGCGGCGGCGGTGGCCTCCAGCATCCTGTTCTCGCTGCTCGGGCTGACGGTGGTGCTGGGGCCGGTGGCGGTGGCGGCCAGCCTGCTGTTCTCGGCGGCGTTCTACGTCTCGCTGTACTTCAGCTTCGTCGACTGCTTCGGTGCCGGTGAGCCGGCCGCGCAGGACTGAGGCGGCGCCGGGCGCTGCCGCGGCCTGGTCACGCCGGCCGCGGCTGGGGTCCGCCCGGCTGCTTTGACCCGACCCGCCGCCGGATGCCCGACATGAACGACCGTCCCTTCGCCCCGTCGTCCGCCGAAGCCGACCCCGACGACGGCGAGCACCCCGACAGCGGCAACCGGCACCTCTCGACGCTGATGCCCCGGCGCCGGCTGCTGCAGGGTGGCATGGCCGCGATGACGGCGGCGGCCTTCTCGCCGCTGGGCCTGGCCGGCTGCGCGACCCCGGCGACACGCACGCCCGCGCTCGGGTTCGCGCCGGTGGCCAAGCACCGCGACGACCGCCTCACCGTGCCGCCGGGCTACACCGCCACGGTGCTCTGCGCCACCGGCGACGCGCTGGACCCCGCGGTCGGCGAGTACCTCAACGACGGGACCGACGCCGGCTTCGACCGCCGTGCCGGCGACCACCACGACGCCATCGAGTACTTCGGCATCGGTGCCGACGGCCGCCACGACCCGCGTGCGCCGGACCGCGCGCTGCTGGTGATGAACCACGAGAACGTCTACGGCACGGTGATGTTCCTGCACCCGCAGGGGCCGACGCGCGACGCCGACGGCCGCCGCCCGGCGGCCGAGGTGCGCAAGGAGATCGACGCCCACGGCGTGTCGATGGTCGAGATCCGCCGCGGCGCCGACGGCCGCTTCGCGCGGCAGGCCGCCTCGCCCCTGCACCGCCGCATCACCGCCGCCACGCCGGTGGACCTGCACGGACCGCTGCGCGGCAGCCCGCTGGCGCGCACCGCGTACTCAACCGACGGCACGCGCGCCCGCGGCACGCTGAGCAACTGCGCCGCGCACCGCACCCCCTGGGGGACCTACCTCACCTGCGAGGAGAACTGGGCGTACTACTTCGCCCGCGGCGCCGGCGACGACGCGGCACGCCCGCCGCTGGAGGCGAAGGGCCTGCGCCGGGTCGGCCTGCGTGAAGGCCGCCGCGACACGTTCCGCTGGAGCACCGCCGGCGACGACACCGAGTTCGCGCGCTGGGACGCCAGCGTGCGCGCCGCCGAAGCCGGGGGCGACTTCCGCCACGAGCCCAACACCTTCGGTTGGCCGGTGGAGATCGACCCCTTCGCGCCCAACGCCGCGCCGCGCAAGCGCACCGCGATGGGCCGCTTCGCGCACGAGGGCGCCACGCCCAGCCGCCCGGTGGCCGGCCGCCCGCTGGCCTTCTACATGGGCGACGACGCGCGCGGCGAGTACCTCTACAAGTTCGTCTCGCGGGCGACCTGGTCGCCGGCCGATGCACGCGGCGGGCTCGAGGCCGGCGACCGGTACCTCGACGAGGGCACGCTGTACGCGGCCCGTTTCGACGCCGACGGCCGCGGCCGCTGGCTGCGGCTGGACCCGGACCAGCCCGCGGTGCGCGCCGCCGGCCTGCAGCGCGCCGACGAACTGGTGCTGCACGCCCGCCTGGCCGCCGACGCCGTCGGCGCGACCCGGCTCGACCGGCCGGAGTGGACGGCGGTGAACCCGGCCAACGGCGAGGTCTACGTCACCTGCACCGAGAACCCGGACCGGGGCAACACCGGCCGCAGCGCCAACGACGTGCCGCACGCGCCGCTGGACGCCGCCAACCCGCGGCACTGGCGCGACCTGCGACAAGGCCGGGAGCAGAAGGGCAACGTCAACGGCCACATCCTGCGCCTGCGCGAGCAGGGCGACGACGCCGCGGCCGAAGTCTTCCGCTGGGATGTCTTCCTCTTCGGCGCGCAAGCCCGGGCCGACGCCGGGCTGGACGACGCGCACTACCAGCGCAACGTCAACCTCTCCGGCCTGACCGATGCGAACGACCTGTCCAAGCCCGACGGCTGCTGGTTCTCGCCGACCACCGGCATCCTGTGGATCGAGACCGACGACAACACCTACGCCGACGTCACGAACTGCATGCTGCTGGCCGCGGTGCCGGGA
The sequence above is a segment of the Aquabacterium sp. J223 genome. Coding sequences within it:
- a CDS encoding DUF3037 domain-containing protein translates to MATYDYAVLRVVPRVERGEFVNVGVLLSCAAQRYLKAAIEVDAARLKALAPTLDLAAVCDGLDAIRRVCEGGAAAGALGRLSVRERFHWLVAPRSGVIQTSPVHTGRCDDLDATLDRLMQRMVRPPADSR
- a CDS encoding HipA family kinase; protein product: MPLRTVTVTRYVTPLREGGSLPAVVEADDDGLYVLKFRGAGQGASALVAELIGGELARALGLPVPELVFAQLDADIARTEPDPEIQELIRASGGLNLALDYLPGSLNFDPLAMQPDAALASSVVWFDAFISNLDRTARNTNLLVWHRGLWLIDHGAALYFHHQWDGDDARADQPFALIADHVLLPFATQLAAVDDALAERLSDERLQAVLAEVPADWLGETAHAAEARRTDYLRYLRRRLRSPRAFVQEALRAHAAQVGR
- a CDS encoding SUMF1/EgtB/PvdO family nonheme iron enzyme, whose protein sequence is MPRATSRNGGPAGLLVQQAGRLLQLSPRGAACHVSAHEADAWCRWAGRRLPTGAEWEAAALAFGGRGFAFGDVWEWTLGTAGPYPGHRPSAAPVLGALPGERERALRGGSAQTVPRQRHPRVRAFALPSHDGMFSGFRSCAL
- the polA gene encoding DNA polymerase I, translated to MSATTADLSLSDTAVAEAAGADLLLLVDGSSYLYRAYHALPDLRGPGGVPTGALHGMVAMLKKLREQYPASHAVCVFDAKGKTFRDDWYADYKAHRAPMPEPLAEQIGPIHEVVKLLGWPVLEVPGVEADDVIGTLACQGEKAGLKVVVSTGDKDLAQLVTPKVTLINTMSGEVLDEAAVLAKFGVPPNRIVDYLSLIGDAVDNVPGVDKVGPKTAAKWIAEHGSLDGVIAAAAGIKGVAGDNLRRALDWLPQGRRLVTVVCDCDLAAHVAGWPSLDELAFKPVDADGLLAFYTRFGFTTWKRELEAARSAAADAPPPPAVDVKREYETVLTMDALDRWTHRLRAAPLAALDTETDSLDPLRARIVGISFSVTPGEAAYVPLKHDYADAPAQLDMATVLDKLRPWLEDPAAPKLGQHIKYDVHVLKRHGIDVQGYVHDTLLQSYVLEAHKPHSLDSLAQRHLGRKGLSYEDVCGKGVNQIPFSQVTVERATEYSGEDSEMALQVHLALWPRLEAQPRLREVYERIELPTSRVLQRVEANGVLIDRDRLAQQSRELAERMVELERQAYELAGQPFNLGSPKQICEILFTKAGLPVIKKTASGAPSTDEEVLEKLAQDHPLPARLLEHRGLAKLKGTYTDKLPLMVNPETGRVHTTYAQAVAVTGRLSSNEPNLQNIPIRTPEGRRVREAFVAPPGHVIASADYSQIELRIMAHISGDEALQRAFSERLDVHRATAAEVFGLPPDQVSSEQRRYAKTINFGLIYGMSAFGLAAALGIERSAATAYIERYFQRYPGVKRYMDETKAQAQAQGYVETLFGRRIELPEIRGGSGPRRAAAERQAINAPMQGTAADIVKLAMIAVQDALDAAKLRTKMILQVHDELVFEAPEDELPWLQAEVPKLMAGVAQLAVPLDAELGFGGNWDEAH
- a CDS encoding homoserine kinase gives rise to the protein MAVFTEVSAADAAALAERLALGPVTGLQPIAAGIENTNYFLSTERGDWVLTLFERLSAEQLPFYLELMRHLAQRGIPVPEPRADGHGRILHTLCGKPAAVVDRLRGRHQLAPDLHHCQQVGAMLARMHLAGQDFPLVQPNLRGLPWWRETVPQVLPFVTDAQRALLTDELAFQASLAASPAYAALPRGPVHADLFRDNVMFDGGPDAAAELPAPAPGDAPAVGLTGRERLSGFFDFYFAGVDTWGFDLAVCLNDWCIDLDSGRLDEARATAFVAAYEGVRPLHGDERRLMPALLRAAAFRFWLSRLWDLHLPREASMLKAHDPVHFERVLDARRREPWHPAPVDEADA
- a CDS encoding BPSS1780 family membrane protein — its product is MGLQLKRVAPAQGVQWVRMGLRTFGRRAVAFTGFLSLFLLAALVLLMLSWPGLALTLAALPLLSLGYMNATRAALKGERPTLSHFTAPLKAPGPRRATLLKLCALYGLAMLAVLVVSEWVDGGRLDRVRELMTSDSAQPQDLEALLDDGRLIAAVWLRLGLTALLSIPFWHAPPLVAWGGQGVAQSLFSSTLACWRNKGAFTLYALAGLGLVMAAAVASSILFSLLGLTVVLGPVAVAASLLFSAAFYVSLYFSFVDCFGAGEPAAQD
- a CDS encoding PhoX family protein — its product is MNDRPFAPSSAEADPDDGEHPDSGNRHLSTLMPRRRLLQGGMAAMTAAAFSPLGLAGCATPATRTPALGFAPVAKHRDDRLTVPPGYTATVLCATGDALDPAVGEYLNDGTDAGFDRRAGDHHDAIEYFGIGADGRHDPRAPDRALLVMNHENVYGTVMFLHPQGPTRDADGRRPAAEVRKEIDAHGVSMVEIRRGADGRFARQAASPLHRRITAATPVDLHGPLRGSPLARTAYSTDGTRARGTLSNCAAHRTPWGTYLTCEENWAYYFARGAGDDAARPPLEAKGLRRVGLREGRRDTFRWSTAGDDTEFARWDASVRAAEAGGDFRHEPNTFGWPVEIDPFAPNAAPRKRTAMGRFAHEGATPSRPVAGRPLAFYMGDDARGEYLYKFVSRATWSPADARGGLEAGDRYLDEGTLYAARFDADGRGRWLRLDPDQPAVRAAGLQRADELVLHARLAADAVGATRLDRPEWTAVNPANGEVYVTCTENPDRGNTGRSANDVPHAPLDAANPRHWRDLRQGREQKGNVNGHILRLREQGDDAAAEVFRWDVFLFGAQARADAGLDDAHYQRNVNLSGLTDANDLSKPDGCWFSPTTGILWIETDDNTYADVTNCMLLAAVPGRVGDGAEVVVANEAAGSPDPSVQAEVPVRTHVGRRMTEATLRRFLVAPRGAEVTGVTESPDGRALFVNIQHPGENTPATAIGEPSRYESHWPGNGGGLSAPYGPGGAVARPRSATVMITKDDGGLIGS